A part of Actinobaculum sp. 313 genomic DNA contains:
- a CDS encoding aldo/keto reductase — translation MNLTDVSIGIGTWYMGEQARLHDSEVAAIRHGLDLGLHVVDTAEMYGSGAAEELVGEAIAGRRDEVFLVTKVLPSNASARGTRRALEASLRRLRTDHVDLYLYHWRGGHPLAETVDALEEAVSDGLIGRWGVSNFDMSDMADLEEIGAVPAANQILYNLTRRGPEYDLLPYLRSAGIDIMAYSPLEQARLFHGRNGKHLAGIAADLGVSPATLALAWVVRDGGIVAIPKTSHRSRMEENAAAASLKLDSSVLAELNVLFSPPTGPEPLEML, via the coding sequence ATGAACCTCACGGATGTCTCCATTGGAATTGGAACCTGGTACATGGGCGAACAGGCACGCCTGCATGATAGCGAGGTCGCCGCGATCCGCCACGGACTCGATCTTGGCCTGCACGTTGTTGACACGGCGGAGATGTACGGCAGCGGAGCAGCAGAGGAACTCGTAGGCGAGGCCATCGCCGGTCGTCGCGATGAGGTCTTTCTTGTTACGAAGGTTCTGCCGAGTAACGCCTCCGCTCGTGGAACGCGCCGCGCACTCGAAGCTTCGCTACGTCGCCTCCGCACCGACCATGTGGATCTGTATCTGTACCACTGGCGGGGCGGGCACCCGCTGGCCGAGACCGTTGACGCGCTGGAGGAGGCCGTCAGCGACGGCCTGATAGGAAGATGGGGCGTATCAAACTTCGACATGTCAGACATGGCCGACTTGGAGGAGATCGGCGCCGTTCCCGCCGCCAATCAGATTCTCTATAATCTCACCCGCCGCGGGCCTGAATATGATCTGCTGCCCTACTTGCGCTCTGCCGGAATTGACATTATGGCCTACTCACCGCTGGAGCAGGCGCGCCTCTTCCACGGCCGCAATGGAAAACATCTTGCTGGCATCGCGGCGGACCTGGGTGTATCGCCTGCCACCTTAGCGCTGGCATGGGTGGTTCGCGACGGCGGTATCGTTGCCATTCCGAAAACGAGCCATCGCTCGCGGATGGAGGAGAACGCCGCGGCGGCTTCGCTCAAACTGGATAGCTCGGTGCTGGCCGAACTCAACGTGTTGTTTTCACCGCCCACCGGCCCTGAACCGCTGGAAATGCTCTAA
- a CDS encoding RpiB/LacA/LacB family sugar-phosphate isomerase, whose amino-acid sequence MPTRCGGGMMRGYTNNEAGVRMKLIFGCDPNATEFKKALMAKAEELGHEVIDYGADDPIYANVAVQVAEDVVAGKADRGVVVCGTGIGVSIAANKVKGAYCACVTDVYQAQRATLSNNANLIAMGSQVLGIETAKVLLENYLANEFDPQSRSGVKVQRICDYEDETR is encoded by the coding sequence ATGCCCACCCGTTGTGGCGGCGGAATGATGCGCGGCTACACAAACAATGAGGCAGGAGTACGTATGAAGCTCATTTTCGGATGCGATCCGAACGCTACTGAATTTAAGAAGGCACTGATGGCCAAGGCCGAGGAGCTTGGCCATGAAGTTATCGACTACGGTGCTGATGACCCGATCTACGCCAATGTCGCCGTGCAGGTTGCGGAAGATGTCGTGGCCGGCAAGGCTGACCGCGGTGTAGTCGTTTGCGGTACCGGTATTGGTGTCTCCATCGCCGCCAACAAAGTCAAGGGCGCTTACTGCGCCTGCGTAACGGACGTCTACCAGGCACAGCGGGCGACGCTCTCCAATAATGCCAATCTCATTGCCATGGGATCTCAGGTACTCGGCATCGAGACCGCGAAGGTGCTGCTGGAGAACTACTTGGCGAACGAGTTTGACCCGCAGTCGCGCAGTGGAGTCAAGGTGCAGCGCATCTGCGATTATGAGGATGAGACGCGCTGA
- a CDS encoding crosslink repair DNA glycosylase YcaQ family protein: MWRSVLCETGLVKRNALSQIDLASRPERQYLGSPAPDVTTVLDNLVCFQAQIGRAALASWKLRTTNGSTDLIRTWSLRGTLQLATRSDTRVLALLSRERNEAETRRVLENHGLTGRQLEKLIDFLVEELHDGSPHSRDQLYEVTATRFGSETASTAHTPWGGVMKLIACRYVLEVVSDNSRGTLFRIDSPLPDTRVPDVVEAHGSLLWERFLTGYGPALPRDFQRWLGIRAADLRPLRLAADVPNTAPTPLRPDDVQTVPHSASTASGHEVASSGNLSPVVLPEFDPYIVTTASRSSLFSSPSIAKGVVRPGGWLASSILLGHQIVGYKEKGTPASFLVDAKHAGAVQEELAPAGIQVKAS, encoded by the coding sequence ATGTGGCGCAGCGTTCTATGCGAGACTGGTCTCGTGAAGAGGAACGCACTCAGCCAGATTGATCTCGCTTCACGACCCGAGAGACAGTATCTGGGGTCACCAGCACCCGACGTGACCACAGTCCTAGATAATCTTGTCTGTTTCCAAGCGCAAATAGGCCGTGCGGCTCTCGCCAGCTGGAAACTCCGCACTACGAATGGTTCAACAGACTTAATACGTACATGGTCTCTTCGTGGCACGCTTCAACTGGCAACTCGCTCCGACACTAGAGTTCTTGCACTACTCTCACGTGAACGAAACGAAGCTGAAACGAGACGAGTGCTCGAAAATCACGGACTTACCGGAAGACAACTGGAGAAGCTCATCGACTTCCTCGTTGAGGAACTGCACGACGGTTCACCTCATTCGCGCGATCAGCTGTACGAAGTGACCGCTACGCGCTTTGGAAGTGAAACCGCGAGCACCGCGCATACGCCTTGGGGCGGAGTCATGAAACTCATCGCCTGCCGCTACGTATTAGAAGTCGTTAGCGACAACTCTCGTGGAACGCTCTTCCGCATAGATTCTCCTTTACCAGATACTCGGGTACCAGACGTTGTCGAAGCTCATGGTTCATTGCTATGGGAACGCTTTCTCACTGGTTATGGGCCGGCGTTACCGCGTGACTTTCAGCGTTGGCTAGGGATAAGGGCCGCCGATCTAAGGCCGCTGAGACTCGCTGCCGACGTTCCCAATACGGCCCCGACACCGTTGCGACCCGATGATGTTCAAACTGTGCCGCACTCTGCTTCTACCGCATCAGGGCACGAGGTGGCCTCTTCTGGTAACTTGTCACCGGTAGTGCTACCGGAGTTTGATCCATACATTGTCACCACCGCTTCACGATCCAGTCTCTTCAGCTCGCCGTCCATCGCGAAGGGAGTCGTTCGTCCGGGCGGCTGGTTAGCTTCGAGTATCCTCCTGGGACACCAGATCGTCGGATACAAGGAAAAAGGAACACCTGCCTCATTCCTAGTCGACGCAAAGCATGCTGGAGCAGTACAAGAGGAGCTCGCCCCCGCTGGCATCCAGGTTAAAGCTTCATAA
- a CDS encoding sulfite exporter TauE/SafE family protein → MKAIDGRYPIPRLIITGLAAGLLSGLFGIGGGTVIVPLLTLWIGMDHKVAAGTSITAMLPTALVGVTSYALRGNINWLVALALALGITVGAQLGSRLLDRLPLNVVKGAFVAFLLAVVVTLWFVIPVRDSPFHMTWLSFLLLILTGLLTGVIAGPIGVGGGAIVVPAMMFFFGIGDLVARGSSLLMMIPGSISGTVANTKRGNVNVRAGLIVGLAASVCVPFSSYLAGVFTPFQGNVLFSAYLLFVAGQMIWRAYRESKGKGR, encoded by the coding sequence GTGAAAGCAATTGATGGACGGTACCCCATTCCTCGACTCATCATCACCGGATTAGCCGCCGGGCTTCTGTCCGGACTGTTCGGGATTGGTGGTGGAACGGTTATCGTTCCGCTTCTCACGCTGTGGATCGGCATGGACCACAAGGTTGCCGCGGGTACGTCGATCACGGCCATGTTGCCGACGGCGTTGGTGGGCGTTACGAGCTACGCGTTGCGTGGAAACATCAACTGGCTGGTTGCGTTGGCCCTTGCCTTAGGCATAACGGTCGGCGCGCAGCTCGGTAGCAGGCTGCTTGACCGCCTCCCCTTGAACGTTGTCAAGGGAGCATTTGTTGCTTTCCTCCTCGCGGTTGTCGTCACTCTTTGGTTCGTCATTCCGGTGCGGGATTCGCCTTTTCACATGACGTGGCTGTCCTTTCTACTGCTTATCCTCACTGGATTACTCACCGGTGTTATTGCGGGGCCGATCGGTGTGGGTGGTGGTGCCATCGTGGTGCCCGCGATGATGTTCTTCTTCGGCATCGGGGATCTTGTTGCGCGAGGCTCTTCTCTTCTTATGATGATTCCGGGCTCTATTTCCGGCACTGTTGCGAATACGAAACGAGGCAACGTCAATGTGCGGGCCGGTTTGATCGTTGGTCTGGCAGCCTCGGTGTGTGTGCCATTCAGCTCCTATCTGGCGGGGGTGTTCACGCCTTTCCAAGGAAATGTGCTGTTCTCGGCGTATCTGCTTTTCGTGGCCGGGCAAATGATTTGGCGAGCCTACAGGGAATCTAAGGGTAAGGGCCGTTAG
- a CDS encoding amidohydrolase family protein translates to MTGYHLTGTLRGSERSEVWIKDGLISYCAPSGPVEQITGWIYPGLLDAHTHPGLSRTPEQVCDAEVLRRLMVCRGLGVTHIREMGAQRDVAPLLGSGLPKVLRAGQHLARPMRYLRYLAVELEPRDLPAEAERQARRGDGWVKIVGDWIDRSEGADSDLRALWPRNVLVDAVAAVHDAGARVAVHTFAARTVDDLLEAGVDSIEHGSGMVRDHFIEARDQGILVDPTLRQVATFPDIAARATKYPVYKEHMLAMDARRRDHVALMLEVGGHFIMGSDTDGDVAELGGLPRELICAVADGMPADVVMAAASYDGRRRLGLPTWEEGAPADFVVYDADPEEDIAVTQQPSVVFIDGLPFRDTEAAVPRR, encoded by the coding sequence ATGACCGGCTATCACCTGACGGGCACCTTGCGGGGTAGCGAACGTAGCGAGGTGTGGATCAAGGACGGACTCATCAGCTACTGCGCGCCGTCCGGTCCGGTTGAGCAGATCACCGGTTGGATTTACCCCGGTCTCCTGGACGCACATACACACCCGGGCCTGAGCCGCACGCCGGAACAGGTCTGCGATGCTGAGGTGTTAAGGCGGCTGATGGTGTGCCGTGGTCTGGGTGTTACACACATCCGAGAAATGGGCGCACAACGCGACGTCGCGCCCCTATTAGGCTCCGGCCTGCCCAAGGTGCTGCGGGCCGGTCAACACCTGGCGCGCCCGATGCGCTACCTGCGCTACCTCGCCGTCGAGCTGGAACCGCGCGATCTACCCGCAGAAGCGGAACGGCAGGCGCGGCGGGGCGATGGCTGGGTGAAAATCGTCGGAGACTGGATCGACCGCTCGGAAGGAGCGGACTCCGATCTGCGCGCACTGTGGCCACGCAACGTGCTGGTGGACGCCGTCGCCGCAGTACACGATGCCGGTGCGCGCGTCGCGGTGCACACCTTCGCGGCTAGGACCGTTGATGATTTGTTGGAGGCCGGCGTCGACAGCATTGAGCACGGCTCTGGCATGGTACGCGATCATTTCATCGAGGCACGGGATCAGGGCATTCTGGTTGACCCGACCCTGCGACAGGTGGCCACGTTCCCCGATATTGCGGCGCGGGCCACCAAGTACCCGGTGTATAAGGAACATATGCTCGCCATGGATGCACGGCGCCGCGACCATGTGGCCCTGATGCTGGAAGTCGGCGGGCATTTCATTATGGGATCCGACACCGATGGCGATGTGGCCGAACTAGGAGGTCTGCCGCGGGAGTTGATATGCGCGGTGGCAGACGGGATGCCAGCCGATGTGGTGATGGCGGCAGCGTCCTACGATGGTCGTCGCCGACTTGGCCTGCCCACCTGGGAAGAAGGAGCTCCGGCGGATTTTGTGGTGTACGACGCCGACCCCGAGGAAGATATCGCGGTGACCCAGCAGCCGTCGGTGGTGTTTATCGATGGCCTGCCATTTCGCGACACGGAGGCGGCCGTTCCCCGGCGCTGA
- the ffh gene encoding signal recognition particle protein: protein MFNTLSDRITGSFKNLRSKGRLSAADVEETVSEIRRALLDADVALPVVRSFTAAVREKATGALASQALNPAQQVVRIVNDELVEILGGQSRELALAANPPTVIMLAGLQGAGKTTLAGKLGVWLRERSHRVLLVASDLQRPNAVTQLQVVGEQAGVDVWAPEPGNGVGDPVQVARSGVAHASEQGYDIVVVDTAGRLGVDEEMMQQAIDIRAAVNPDEVLFVVDAMIGQDAVATANAFQEGVGFTGVVLSKLDGDTRGGAALSVRGVTGVPILFASTGEKLGDFEQFHADRMASRILDMGDILTLIEQAERTWDEQQQAELANKMAGGDFTLNDFIDQLHQIKRMGSMKKIMGMLPGMGQYRQALEEFDESSVDRIEAIVNSMTPAERNDPKILNGSRRLRIANGSGTTVQEINAFINRFEQARKMMQQLSRGGGVPGMPGMSGGGGGGSRKVKRSQKKRSGSKKGRSGNPAKRARQEAEAAARANLEAQQAAGTQSAPGSAFGLPQQPTNAGAAHPSLDDIDMTDLQRFLR, encoded by the coding sequence GTGTTTAATACGCTCTCCGACCGTATTACCGGCTCATTTAAGAATCTGCGCTCGAAGGGGCGGCTCTCCGCAGCAGATGTGGAGGAGACCGTTTCCGAGATCCGGCGCGCACTGTTGGATGCGGATGTCGCGCTCCCTGTTGTCCGTTCCTTCACCGCGGCAGTGCGGGAGAAGGCTACCGGTGCGCTCGCATCGCAAGCGCTGAACCCGGCGCAGCAGGTGGTGCGAATCGTCAACGATGAGTTGGTGGAGATCCTCGGCGGACAGTCGCGGGAGCTCGCGCTGGCGGCGAACCCGCCCACCGTCATCATGCTCGCCGGCTTGCAGGGCGCTGGAAAGACCACGTTGGCTGGAAAGCTTGGCGTGTGGCTGCGCGAGAGGTCGCATCGAGTACTCTTAGTGGCGTCCGACTTGCAGCGTCCAAATGCCGTCACCCAGCTTCAGGTGGTCGGCGAGCAGGCCGGGGTTGATGTGTGGGCGCCTGAACCGGGCAATGGAGTCGGCGACCCGGTGCAGGTGGCTCGTAGCGGCGTGGCTCATGCGAGTGAGCAGGGTTATGACATCGTCGTGGTGGATACCGCGGGACGGCTCGGCGTCGACGAGGAGATGATGCAGCAGGCGATTGATATTCGCGCTGCCGTCAATCCGGACGAGGTGCTGTTCGTGGTTGATGCCATGATCGGCCAGGATGCCGTTGCGACGGCCAACGCCTTCCAAGAAGGAGTTGGATTCACCGGCGTCGTACTTTCCAAACTCGACGGAGACACCCGTGGTGGTGCGGCGCTATCGGTGCGCGGGGTCACCGGTGTTCCGATTCTTTTCGCGTCTACCGGCGAGAAGCTCGGCGACTTCGAACAGTTCCACGCCGACCGAATGGCCTCGCGCATCCTCGATATGGGTGACATTCTCACCCTTATCGAGCAGGCGGAGCGGACCTGGGATGAACAGCAACAAGCCGAACTGGCCAATAAGATGGCTGGCGGCGACTTCACCCTGAACGACTTCATCGATCAGCTGCACCAGATCAAGCGCATGGGTTCCATGAAGAAGATCATGGGAATGCTGCCGGGAATGGGACAGTACCGGCAGGCGCTGGAGGAATTCGATGAGAGCTCGGTTGACCGTATTGAGGCCATCGTGAACTCCATGACACCGGCGGAGCGGAACGACCCGAAGATTCTCAACGGTTCGCGTCGTCTACGGATTGCCAACGGTTCCGGTACCACGGTGCAGGAAATCAACGCGTTCATTAACCGCTTCGAGCAGGCCCGCAAGATGATGCAGCAGCTCTCCCGCGGCGGCGGGGTGCCCGGCATGCCGGGGATGTCCGGAGGTGGGGGAGGCGGCTCCCGCAAGGTGAAGCGTTCGCAGAAGAAGCGATCAGGCTCGAAGAAAGGACGTTCCGGCAATCCGGCGAAGCGTGCTCGCCAGGAGGCGGAGGCCGCAGCACGGGCCAATCTCGAAGCGCAACAGGCCGCCGGCACGCAGTCCGCGCCGGGAAGTGCCTTCGGACTGCCACAACAGCCGACCAATGCCGGGGCGGCTCACCCCAGCCTGGACGATATCGATATGACGGACCTGCAGCGCTTCCTGCGCTGA
- the smc gene encoding chromosome segregation protein SMC: MHLKTLTLRGFKSFASATTMRFEPGINCVVGPNGSGKSNVVDALAWVMGEQGVKTLRGSAMADVIFAGTSKRPALGRAEVALTIDNADSALPIDYTEVTISRTLFRSGGSEYAINGTSCRLLDIQELLSDTGMGREMHVVIGQGRLDAVLTANPEDRRGFIEEAAGVLKHRRRKEKALRKLESMQGSFTRIEDLTTELRRQLGPLAKQAEAARRAQIIQADARDARSRLLADDLAQQQARVQAEHVDAEKLAQQQAENARQVEAARERVAALEEAAAQASPELARLTEQWERLTSLEERFRSLGQVAAERVRSLQAATTGRSHGETPEEIRQRAAEAQQQEDSLAEEVTASQDRLTQAIAEREKLEAHERTVERELAELNRAAADRREDAARLLGQIQTVTTRIESLGEEAERVATSLEAARARANNAATECARLEEDIVAASDTDDVLAITHEETSRELAAAQRAVAQARDAQQEAREQAAAWNAKADALGLSLVPEDATAWALESGPRITGVLREQLRVDQGWETALEAALAGAATAVVGKDLDAAVDTLRAAREAAAGHLEIVITSAGGADEREEENTRALAEAWQHVQPDVDAAVVALSVLEAQPGIQSAVNHLLAGAALAADLVTARKLIDAGAPLVATRQGDVLTAYRAWGGENSQASLLARQSAYEEALGQAQEAAQTAQSLARSLAEAESRLAEAEAENERTGAELAARDSKLAATTAQLGALRQTLANASEEVTRSEERQERLLSELEERRAALLGLQARQEVASTGPEAFEERVQEAGKQRDEAHQKTRTARQAETEARLHLRTREERLRAIAGRGESLRRQAAAVEERIRREEQAAQRRAVAAQSASEVGVWAQRALSAAGALRTQVGEKRAAADSSRSARETEISAARRHLDELQSAQRELADLGHRRELARAELRLRFEQLSAQALEELGMEAEGLIEEYGPLAMIPTEDGEVPYVRAEQERRLARAERDLARLGKINPLALEEHAALEERQRYLAGQLMDLRKSRDDLLQIVRDLDEHIEDVLRSALADVADRFTEVFARLFPGGEGRLVLTDPDSPLTTGIEIEARPAGKRVKRLSLLSGGERSLTAIAFLVAIFMARPSPFYVMDEVEAALDDVNLSRLIEIFKELQHSSQLLIITHQKRTMEIADTLYGVAMREEGLTSVVSQRMRDMAPQ; the protein is encoded by the coding sequence GTGCATTTGAAGACCTTGACGTTGCGCGGATTCAAATCCTTCGCATCCGCCACCACCATGCGCTTCGAACCGGGGATTAACTGCGTCGTCGGCCCGAACGGTTCGGGGAAGTCGAATGTGGTGGATGCGCTCGCCTGGGTGATGGGGGAACAGGGAGTAAAGACGCTGCGCGGTAGCGCCATGGCCGATGTCATCTTCGCCGGCACGTCGAAGCGTCCCGCGCTGGGACGTGCTGAAGTTGCGTTAACCATCGATAACGCCGACAGTGCCCTGCCCATTGACTACACCGAAGTGACGATATCGCGGACGCTATTCCGTTCGGGCGGGTCCGAGTACGCGATCAATGGAACCTCCTGCCGCCTACTCGATATTCAGGAGCTTCTTTCCGATACGGGTATGGGCCGTGAGATGCACGTTGTGATCGGCCAGGGGCGGCTCGACGCGGTTTTGACGGCGAACCCGGAGGACCGACGCGGTTTCATTGAGGAGGCTGCCGGCGTTTTGAAGCATCGGCGGCGCAAGGAAAAGGCGCTGCGCAAACTGGAATCAATGCAAGGTTCCTTTACCCGCATCGAGGACCTCACCACCGAGCTGCGGCGTCAACTCGGACCGCTTGCCAAGCAGGCGGAGGCGGCGCGGCGCGCACAGATCATCCAGGCTGATGCGCGCGATGCACGCTCCCGACTACTGGCCGACGATCTGGCACAGCAACAGGCGCGCGTCCAAGCGGAGCATGTGGATGCTGAGAAACTCGCTCAACAGCAGGCGGAGAACGCACGGCAGGTGGAAGCGGCGCGTGAACGCGTGGCGGCGTTGGAGGAGGCGGCGGCGCAGGCGAGTCCGGAACTGGCGCGACTCACCGAACAATGGGAGCGCCTGACATCCCTGGAGGAGCGGTTTCGCTCGCTCGGTCAGGTGGCTGCGGAACGTGTGCGTTCGCTACAGGCGGCCACTACCGGGCGTAGCCACGGCGAAACACCCGAAGAGATCCGGCAGCGGGCGGCCGAGGCACAACAACAAGAAGATTCCTTGGCCGAGGAAGTCACCGCCTCCCAGGACCGTTTGACGCAGGCCATCGCGGAGCGCGAGAAACTTGAGGCGCACGAACGCACGGTCGAACGCGAGTTGGCGGAACTGAACCGTGCGGCTGCCGACCGTCGCGAAGACGCTGCCCGCCTGCTGGGGCAGATTCAAACGGTTACAACCAGAATAGAGTCGCTGGGCGAGGAAGCGGAGCGAGTGGCGACGTCGTTAGAGGCAGCTCGCGCACGTGCTAACAATGCGGCTACGGAGTGCGCTCGCCTCGAAGAGGATATTGTGGCCGCATCGGATACCGACGATGTTCTAGCGATCACTCATGAGGAGACTTCGCGTGAGTTGGCGGCCGCGCAGCGTGCTGTGGCTCAGGCGCGTGACGCACAGCAGGAAGCGCGAGAACAGGCAGCCGCGTGGAACGCCAAAGCGGATGCGCTGGGGTTGTCGCTGGTTCCGGAGGACGCCACGGCATGGGCGCTGGAATCCGGCCCGCGCATCACCGGCGTTTTGCGGGAGCAACTCAGGGTTGACCAGGGGTGGGAAACGGCTCTGGAGGCGGCACTGGCTGGTGCGGCGACGGCGGTTGTCGGTAAGGATTTGGACGCGGCGGTGGACACGCTGCGCGCCGCGCGGGAAGCCGCGGCCGGTCACTTGGAAATTGTCATTACTTCGGCCGGTGGGGCCGATGAGCGGGAGGAGGAGAACACGCGCGCACTGGCGGAGGCCTGGCAACACGTTCAGCCAGATGTTGACGCGGCCGTTGTCGCGCTTTCTGTTCTTGAGGCCCAGCCCGGTATACAAAGTGCCGTGAATCATTTGCTTGCCGGAGCTGCCCTCGCTGCCGACCTCGTGACCGCGCGCAAACTCATCGACGCGGGCGCGCCACTGGTGGCGACGCGGCAGGGCGATGTGCTCACCGCCTACCGGGCATGGGGAGGGGAGAACTCCCAGGCATCCTTACTCGCCCGGCAGAGCGCATACGAAGAGGCGCTTGGGCAGGCGCAGGAGGCGGCGCAAACGGCGCAGTCACTGGCACGGAGTCTGGCGGAGGCCGAGTCGCGGTTAGCGGAGGCTGAGGCGGAGAATGAGCGAACGGGGGCTGAGTTGGCGGCGCGCGATTCAAAACTCGCAGCTACCACGGCGCAGCTGGGCGCGTTACGGCAAACGCTGGCCAATGCCTCCGAGGAGGTCACCCGATCTGAAGAGCGTCAGGAGCGGCTTCTCAGCGAACTCGAAGAGCGCCGTGCGGCCTTGCTCGGCCTTCAAGCACGGCAAGAGGTAGCCAGTACCGGGCCGGAGGCATTCGAGGAGCGCGTGCAGGAAGCGGGCAAGCAACGGGACGAGGCGCATCAGAAGACCCGCACCGCACGGCAGGCGGAGACGGAAGCACGTCTGCATTTGCGTACGCGGGAAGAACGCCTTCGCGCCATTGCCGGACGCGGAGAGTCTCTGCGCCGCCAGGCGGCTGCGGTCGAGGAGCGAATCCGCCGGGAGGAGCAGGCGGCACAACGGCGGGCGGTGGCGGCGCAGTCGGCATCCGAGGTTGGCGTATGGGCGCAACGTGCGCTTTCCGCGGCCGGAGCGCTGCGCACACAGGTGGGAGAGAAGCGTGCTGCAGCGGATTCGTCGCGTTCGGCACGGGAAACGGAGATTTCCGCCGCTCGGCGGCACCTTGACGAACTGCAGTCCGCGCAGCGTGAACTAGCGGATCTCGGCCATCGCCGCGAACTGGCTCGCGCAGAGCTGCGCCTACGGTTTGAGCAACTTTCGGCGCAGGCCCTGGAAGAACTGGGAATGGAGGCGGAGGGTCTTATCGAGGAGTACGGACCTCTTGCCATGATCCCCACCGAAGATGGCGAAGTGCCCTATGTGCGCGCGGAACAGGAGAGAAGGTTGGCGCGAGCGGAGCGCGATCTGGCACGGCTTGGGAAGATCAATCCGCTGGCGCTGGAGGAACATGCCGCGTTGGAGGAGCGGCAACGTTACCTGGCCGGTCAACTCATGGATCTGCGCAAGTCTCGCGATGACTTGCTGCAGATCGTTCGCGATCTCGATGAGCATATCGAAGATGTGCTGCGATCAGCATTGGCCGATGTCGCCGACCGTTTCACGGAGGTCTTCGCGCGACTTTTTCCTGGCGGCGAGGGGCGTCTCGTTCTCACGGACCCCGACTCGCCGCTGACAACCGGTATCGAAATTGAGGCCCGACCGGCAGGAAAGCGGGTGAAGCGACTGTCGTTGCTATCCGGTGGCGAGCGGTCATTGACGGCCATTGCATTCCTGGTGGCAATTTTCATGGCGCGTCCCTCCCCGTTCTATGTCATGGATGAGGTGGAGGCAGCGCTCGACGACGTGAACCTGTCGCGCCTGATCGAGATCTTCAAGGAGCTGCAGCACTCGTCCCAACTGCTGATCATCACTCACCAGAAACGGACCATGGAAATCGCCGATACACTCTACGGTGTCGCGATGCGTGAGGAAGGTCTCACCAGTGTGGTGTCGCAGCGAATGCGCGATATGGCACCACAATGA
- a CDS encoding HPr family phosphocarrier protein yields MSVGFVLVSHSAKAAQAVAELAAQMAPTLVLVPTGGDADGGYGSDFTAVLAACEEVEQRCEHVVLMADLGSARMSAEMAVEAGGTVADGRPRRILGAGPFLEGTVAGSAAAQAGAGVDEVLNAVASPLAQWISEDGPGVTGNASFTGASTDGHQMRSVQVGTESATGGTSDAGAVPASGRQYSRQVVIADSAGLHARPAALLAQLVAKQPVRILVNGAEADSMMTLMLLGVSFGDTVTVSSPDADARQAVDTVADAIAAGLEEPA; encoded by the coding sequence ATGAGCGTCGGTTTTGTGCTGGTCTCGCACTCGGCGAAGGCGGCGCAGGCGGTAGCGGAATTGGCGGCGCAAATGGCGCCGACGCTTGTGCTAGTACCGACCGGCGGCGATGCGGACGGTGGGTATGGCTCGGATTTCACCGCTGTGTTGGCCGCCTGTGAAGAAGTGGAACAGCGCTGTGAACATGTGGTCCTTATGGCCGATCTCGGCTCGGCACGTATGAGTGCGGAAATGGCCGTTGAGGCCGGTGGGACGGTTGCGGATGGAAGGCCGCGCAGGATTCTTGGAGCCGGTCCTTTCCTGGAGGGAACCGTGGCCGGTAGCGCTGCCGCGCAAGCCGGAGCGGGTGTTGATGAAGTTCTTAATGCGGTTGCATCGCCACTAGCCCAATGGATTTCCGAGGATGGGCCCGGAGTGACGGGCAACGCGAGCTTCACCGGTGCCTCGACGGACGGGCACCAGATGCGCTCGGTGCAGGTAGGCACCGAGTCGGCGACCGGCGGCACGAGCGACGCTGGTGCAGTCCCGGCGTCCGGGCGGCAGTACTCCCGGCAGGTGGTAATTGCCGATAGTGCTGGCCTGCATGCGCGTCCGGCGGCTCTCCTGGCACAACTGGTAGCCAAACAGCCAGTGCGGATCCTTGTCAATGGCGCGGAGGCCGACTCGATGATGACGCTGATGCTGTTGGGTGTCAGCTTCGGCGATACGGTTACCGTTTCCAGCCCCGACGCCGATGCGCGGCAGGCAGTGGATACCGTGGCCGATGCCATCGCAGCCGGCCTGGAGGAACCGGCGTAA